One bacterium DNA window includes the following coding sequences:
- a CDS encoding P-II family nitrogen regulator, with the protein MKKIEAIIKPFKLDEVKESLTGLGIKGMTITEVKGFGRQKGHTELYRGAEYVIDFLPKVKVELVVKDEEVAKVVEVISKTAKTDKIGDGKIFVFPVEAAIRIRTGETGDNAL; encoded by the coding sequence ATGAAAAAAATAGAAGCCATCATTAAGCCCTTTAAACTGGATGAAGTAAAAGAATCTTTAACCGGTTTAGGCATTAAAGGCATGACAATTACCGAAGTAAAAGGTTTTGGCCGTCAAAAGGGTCATACCGAACTTTACCGCGGTGCCGAATATGTGATCGACTTTTTACCCAAGGTAAAAGTGGAGCTTGTGGTAAAGGACGAAGAAGTAGCCAAAGTAGTAGAGGTTATTTCTAAAACCGCTAAAACCGATAAAATTGGCGACGGGAAAATTTTTGTTTTTCCTGTTGAAGCCGCTATTCGCATTCGTACAGGAGAAACAGGCGATAACGCTCTGTAA
- a CDS encoding glutathione S-transferase family protein: protein MDLYYYPYCPFSRRVQIVLEKKGIKHNAVKVDIDLEEHKKESFLAMNPFGQLPVLVDGGRTLFEASVICAYLDYLQPDPPIHSEDGLLRAHGLLLEKVHDRFISPEIQILWSEYFHKKPASRNEAAVSRAFKSVQKSLAWVNKQIEGTTYMAGENFGLADAAYVHTVLNMMPQLNIDLSAHKNISAWAARAEKVKSVIKTNPGFYKIAEAQAKKTKKVSA, encoded by the coding sequence ATGGACCTTTATTATTACCCTTACTGTCCCTTTTCGCGCCGTGTACAAATTGTGCTGGAAAAAAAGGGAATAAAACACAACGCTGTTAAAGTAGATATCGATTTAGAAGAGCACAAAAAAGAAAGCTTTCTGGCCATGAACCCGTTTGGCCAATTACCGGTTTTGGTAGATGGTGGTCGCACTTTATTTGAGGCATCGGTTATTTGTGCTTATTTAGATTATTTACAACCAGATCCGCCTATTCATTCGGAAGACGGACTTTTAAGAGCCCACGGTTTACTTTTAGAAAAAGTTCACGATCGTTTTATTTCTCCCGAAATTCAAATTTTGTGGAGCGAGTACTTTCATAAAAAACCGGCCTCACGTAACGAGGCCGCTGTATCACGCGCTTTTAAAAGCGTTCAAAAAAGTTTGGCATGGGTTAACAAACAAATTGAAGGCACCACTTATATGGCCGGCGAAAACTTTGGATTAGCCGATGCCGCCTATGTACACACAGTGCTGAATATGATGCCTCAATTAAACATTGATTTATCGGCCCACAAAAATATTTCGGCTTGGGCTGCCCGTGCCGAAAAAGTAAAAAGTGTAATTAAAACAAATCCAGGCTTTTACAAAATTGCCGAAGCGCAGGCCAAAAAAACAAAAAAAGTATCAGCGTAA